One genomic region from Vibrio sp. SCSIO 43137 encodes:
- the selD gene encoding selenide, water dikinase SelD — protein MEKVRLTQYSHGAGCGCKISPKVLDTILKTQITPFADPNLLVGNESKDDAAVYDLGNGTAVVSTTDFFMPIVDDPYDFGRIAATNAISDIYAMGGKPIMAIAILGWPINVLAPEIAQQVIEGGRSVCREIEISLAGGHSIDAPEPIFGLAVTGIVDTERVKRNNCAEEGCRLYLTKPLGIGVLTTAEKKSKLAEEHKGLARDWMCKLNTPGAEFANLTCVKAMTDVTGFGLMGHLTEICEGSKLKAEITLEKVPTLPGVYDYIEQGCVPGGTGRNYASYGHKLGELTEIQKAVLCDPQTSGGLLLAVTPEGEEEVKDAAAKFGIELQAIGELVAQDGDVLIEVS, from the coding sequence ATGGAAAAAGTTCGTCTAACCCAATACAGCCATGGAGCAGGATGTGGTTGTAAGATTTCACCGAAAGTGCTCGATACCATTCTTAAAACTCAGATCACTCCTTTTGCCGATCCAAACCTGCTGGTTGGTAATGAGAGTAAAGATGACGCCGCGGTTTATGATCTAGGCAACGGTACCGCGGTTGTCAGTACCACCGACTTTTTTATGCCAATCGTGGATGACCCGTACGATTTTGGCCGTATCGCAGCAACCAATGCTATCAGTGATATTTATGCCATGGGTGGCAAGCCGATTATGGCTATCGCAATCTTAGGCTGGCCGATTAATGTGCTGGCTCCGGAGATTGCCCAGCAGGTAATAGAGGGCGGGCGTTCCGTGTGCCGCGAAATCGAGATCTCTCTGGCTGGAGGACACTCCATTGATGCCCCTGAGCCTATTTTTGGTTTGGCAGTAACGGGTATTGTTGATACAGAACGGGTAAAACGAAACAACTGCGCGGAAGAAGGCTGTCGTCTTTATCTGACCAAGCCGTTAGGCATTGGTGTACTGACCACGGCAGAGAAAAAATCCAAACTGGCTGAAGAGCATAAAGGGCTGGCGCGGGACTGGATGTGCAAACTCAACACGCCGGGAGCAGAGTTCGCCAACCTTACTTGCGTTAAGGCGATGACGGATGTGACCGGCTTTGGCTTGATGGGGCATCTGACTGAGATATGCGAAGGCAGTAAGCTTAAGGCTGAAATTACCCTGGAAAAAGTACCGACTCTGCCGGGGGTCTATGACTATATTGAGCAGGGTTGTGTTCCGGGCGGTACCGGACGTAACTATGCCAGCTATGGTCATAAACTGGGTGAGCTGACAGAAATACAAAAAGCCGTGTTGTGTGATCCCCAGACATCGGGTGGTCTGTTGCTGGCGGTGACTCCGGAAGGAGAAGAGGAAGTGAAAGACGCAGCCGCTAAGTTTGGCATTGAACTGCAAGCCATTGGTGAGCTGGTAGCTCAGGATGGCGATGTTCTGATTGAGGTCAGTTAA
- a CDS encoding STAS domain-containing protein has translation MELRKIEANEQTLTLLISGEFDANGSKEALPHIDQVLSNDGHEEIEIDFKHVSFLDSCGVGAIVYFYKRLAERKRAMRIENAHGQPLEIISLLRIDQAIPTNSGKH, from the coding sequence ATGGAACTGAGAAAAATCGAAGCTAACGAACAGACCCTAACTCTGCTTATCTCTGGCGAGTTTGATGCAAACGGTAGTAAAGAGGCGCTGCCCCATATTGATCAGGTTCTCTCTAATGACGGTCATGAAGAGATAGAGATAGATTTTAAACATGTCTCTTTTCTCGATTCATGCGGCGTAGGTGCCATTGTTTATTTCTATAAACGTCTGGCAGAAAGAAAACGCGCCATGCGTATTGAAAATGCCCACGGTCAGCCGCTGGAAATTATCAGCCTATTGAGGATCGATCAGGCCATTCCCACCAATTCAGGTAAACACTGA
- a CDS encoding OmpA family protein: MKSHYKGLFTLIISTALLSGCGSTPKPGNGGLAENYLNADFSPVMPDEPLGPEHGLRFDWQLSKLHLEMLVKEGADRCFPASVIQSRERQNRIARELEGGLMLDAANDLIILRKQLTELENRLNYVTASVSCRVTSMPSAAEHNKLEQVKEIYDLLNVDNQFAHNSSEINPKYMGHLASAANMLKQSPTLTLSVTGHADATGTPEHNDKLALERANQVKRYLTIFGLNPKRISTQSLGSQLPLFEGSSDAVRLTNRRVSIEVIDGKAQ; the protein is encoded by the coding sequence ATGAAATCACATTATAAAGGCTTATTCACTCTAATCATCAGTACGGCTCTGCTGTCCGGATGTGGCAGCACGCCAAAGCCGGGCAATGGCGGGCTGGCAGAGAACTATCTCAATGCAGATTTTTCTCCTGTTATGCCCGATGAGCCGCTCGGTCCGGAACACGGGTTAAGATTTGACTGGCAGCTGAGTAAGCTTCATCTGGAAATGCTGGTGAAGGAAGGCGCTGATCGCTGCTTTCCCGCCTCAGTTATTCAGAGCCGGGAGCGACAAAACCGCATTGCAAGAGAGCTTGAAGGCGGCCTGATGCTGGATGCTGCCAATGACCTTATTATCTTACGCAAGCAACTGACGGAGCTGGAAAACCGCCTTAACTATGTGACGGCAAGTGTAAGCTGTCGTGTTACCAGCATGCCATCAGCCGCAGAGCATAATAAACTTGAGCAGGTAAAAGAGATATACGACCTGCTTAATGTAGATAACCAGTTTGCCCATAACTCCAGTGAAATTAACCCTAAATATATGGGACATCTGGCTTCAGCGGCAAACATGCTTAAGCAGTCTCCCACTCTGACCCTGTCAGTCACCGGCCATGCCGATGCAACCGGAACGCCTGAGCACAACGACAAACTGGCGCTGGAAAGAGCCAATCAAGTAAAGCGTTATCTGACTATTTTTGGCCTGAACCCTAAACGCATTTCAACCCAGTCTCTTGGCTCACAACTGCCTCTTTTTGAAGGCAGCAGTGATGCAGTAAGGCTGACTAACCGCAGAGTTAGTATTGAAGTGATCGACGGCAAAGCACAGTAA